One Sandaracinaceae bacterium genomic region harbors:
- a CDS encoding peptidoglycan DD-metalloendopeptidase family protein has translation MLRTHTLTASLALTLAYAGCAVPVGEHDPDPATSLADEDWWDEGPPADEPSADAPEGEEDTETASFELGGAPRFQLPFPCGQTWAGQTRTNHSPLRSIDFNRSNDIGDPVVAAAAGRVTRSENLGNRSYGRWIEIDHGNGYRTRYAHLRSQAVSVGARVSQGQRIGTVGDTGGSSGPHLHYELRRNGIAISPVFDGRTAHFFGTRNYRSQNRCGGGGGGGTTGHPGRVNTAGAPLTVRAGPGTGYRAVGSVRDGARVRIRCQKIGQRIRGTYGTTRIWDFIGSGYVSDAYVYTGSDSRVAPDCR, from the coding sequence ACGACCCGGATCCGGCCACCAGCCTCGCCGACGAGGACTGGTGGGACGAAGGTCCGCCGGCCGACGAGCCGTCCGCCGACGCGCCCGAAGGCGAGGAGGACACCGAGACCGCGTCTTTCGAGCTCGGCGGCGCGCCGCGTTTCCAGCTGCCTTTCCCCTGTGGGCAGACCTGGGCGGGGCAGACGCGCACCAACCACAGCCCCCTCCGCTCCATCGACTTCAACCGCAGCAACGACATCGGCGACCCCGTCGTCGCGGCGGCGGCCGGCCGGGTGACGCGGAGCGAGAACCTCGGCAACCGCAGCTACGGCCGCTGGATCGAGATCGACCACGGCAACGGCTACCGCACCCGCTACGCGCACCTTCGCTCGCAGGCGGTGAGCGTGGGCGCCCGGGTCAGCCAGGGTCAGCGCATCGGCACGGTGGGCGACACCGGAGGCTCGTCGGGCCCGCACCTCCACTACGAGCTGCGCCGCAACGGCATCGCGATCAGCCCGGTCTTCGACGGCCGCACCGCGCACTTCTTCGGCACCCGCAACTACCGCAGCCAGAACCGCTGCGGCGGCGGGGGCGGCGGCGGCACCACCGGCCATCCCGGTCGCGTCAACACCGCCGGCGCGCCCCTGACCGTGCGTGCGGGCCCCGGCACCGGTTACCGCGCCGTGGGCTCGGTGCGAGACGGCGCCCGCGTGCGCATCCGATGCCAGAAGATCGGGCAGCGGATCCGCGGCACCTACGGCACGACGCGGATCTGGGACTTCATCGGCAGCGGCTACGTGAGCGACGCCTACGTCTACACCGGCTCCGACAGCCGGGTCGCGCCCGACTGCCGCTGA
- a CDS encoding ABC transporter ATP-binding protein, whose product MIVVDRVSKFYGRNAAVRDLDFRIEEGECVGFLGLNGAGKSTTLRLLSCLLLPTSGRVTIRGFDVEEQPHEIRKLIGYLPDEPPLYPEMRVEEFLRFAGKLRRMSAEQLQLRLPKVMAQTGLEAVRDQTIGTLSHGYQQRVGIAQAIVHEPALLILDEPIQGLDPVQIVEMRALIRSLRGEHTILLSSHILSEIEQTCDRILMLHDGRIVAQGTEDELVHGMGEGPAGYREALTAHWVELEVRGDEEALRGALALEGVEIVELTRGSSDVLRVKVKSVSEARELLATQIVNAGLGLRGLRRTSSALEDVFVRLSQGERPDETPEKDKLEGKEVRA is encoded by the coding sequence ATGATCGTCGTCGACCGCGTCTCCAAGTTCTATGGCCGGAACGCCGCCGTCCGTGACCTCGACTTCCGCATCGAAGAGGGCGAGTGCGTCGGCTTCCTCGGCCTCAACGGCGCCGGGAAGAGCACCACGCTCCGGCTCTTGAGCTGCCTCCTCCTGCCCACCTCGGGCCGCGTGACCATCCGCGGGTTCGACGTCGAGGAGCAGCCGCACGAGATCCGCAAGCTCATCGGCTACCTGCCCGACGAGCCGCCGCTCTACCCGGAGATGCGCGTCGAGGAGTTCCTGCGCTTCGCGGGCAAGCTGCGCCGCATGAGCGCCGAGCAGCTGCAGCTCCGGCTGCCCAAGGTCATGGCCCAGACCGGGCTCGAGGCGGTGCGCGACCAGACCATCGGCACGCTCAGCCACGGCTACCAGCAGCGGGTCGGCATCGCGCAGGCCATCGTGCACGAGCCGGCGCTGCTCATCCTGGACGAGCCGATCCAGGGCCTCGACCCGGTGCAGATCGTCGAGATGCGCGCGCTGATCCGCTCGCTCCGCGGCGAGCACACGATCTTGCTCTCGAGCCACATCCTCTCCGAGATCGAGCAGACCTGTGACCGCATCCTCATGCTGCACGACGGCCGCATCGTCGCGCAGGGCACCGAGGACGAGCTGGTGCACGGCATGGGTGAGGGGCCGGCGGGCTACCGCGAGGCGCTGACCGCGCACTGGGTCGAGCTCGAGGTGCGGGGCGACGAGGAGGCGCTGCGCGGAGCGCTCGCGCTCGAGGGCGTGGAGATCGTGGAGCTGACCCGTGGCTCCAGCGACGTGCTCCGGGTCAAGGTCAAGAGCGTCAGCGAGGCGCGGGAGCTGCTCGCGACGCAGATCGTCAACGCGGGCCTCGGGCTGCGCGGCTTGCGGCGCACCTCGAGCGCCCTGGAGGACGTGTTCGTGAGGCTGAGCCAGGGCGAGAGGCCCGACGAGACGCCCGAGAAAGACAAGCTCGAAGGCAAGGAGGTGCGCGCGTGA
- a CDS encoding DUF4340 domain-containing protein, which translates to MNTKSVLAHLLLALGGLTLAYLVWTDDEAAPAPGEVTIFACDPDELSRIELELGEREVTVELNRDGDELLAWVTVTRTPEEGEATTQVFVGSEELETYLAQLAPLRATRSLGALSEEQLADVGLAEPEGALRLRCGERSASFQIGASAYGNGDRYVRGESGPAYLVARDRVQPLESAEHQLMQRALHTFEWSEVEGLTVSGWGAERTLLQRNRLDPQRAEWVDVSAPDRRNELFGNWLQRYPRLRVQEYLGPDQRPGADLDDVSEAPEPLLRLAIRGEDGPLGEVEMQRVGRDAYYVRTETTRSWVRIPTSVASGFIEDARTVLGQEPEPDAPEEAPTSEAPASEAPAPEAPAPEAPEEGPSTEAPTPAPVRPAPDRPASPSPTAPTPPPAE; encoded by the coding sequence ATGAACACCAAGAGCGTTCTGGCCCATCTGCTCCTCGCGCTCGGCGGGCTGACCCTCGCGTACCTCGTCTGGACGGACGACGAGGCGGCGCCCGCGCCCGGCGAGGTCACGATCTTCGCCTGTGATCCGGACGAGCTGAGCCGCATCGAGCTCGAGCTCGGCGAGCGTGAGGTCACCGTCGAGCTGAACCGTGACGGCGATGAGCTCCTCGCGTGGGTGACCGTCACCCGCACCCCCGAGGAGGGTGAGGCGACCACGCAGGTCTTCGTCGGCTCCGAGGAGCTCGAGACCTACCTCGCGCAGCTCGCCCCCCTGCGCGCCACCCGCTCCCTCGGCGCGCTGAGCGAGGAGCAGCTCGCGGACGTCGGCCTCGCCGAGCCCGAGGGGGCGCTCCGGCTTCGCTGCGGCGAGCGGAGCGCGAGCTTCCAGATCGGCGCCAGCGCGTACGGCAACGGCGACCGCTACGTGAGGGGCGAGAGCGGGCCGGCCTACCTGGTCGCCCGCGACCGCGTCCAGCCCCTCGAGTCGGCGGAGCATCAGCTCATGCAGCGCGCCTTGCACACCTTCGAGTGGAGCGAGGTGGAGGGGCTGACCGTGAGCGGCTGGGGCGCGGAGCGCACGCTGCTCCAGCGCAACCGGCTCGATCCGCAGCGGGCCGAGTGGGTCGACGTCTCGGCGCCCGACCGCCGCAACGAGCTCTTCGGCAACTGGCTGCAGCGCTACCCGCGCCTGCGCGTGCAGGAGTACCTCGGACCGGATCAGCGCCCTGGCGCGGACCTCGACGACGTGAGCGAGGCCCCCGAGCCGCTGCTCCGGCTCGCGATCCGGGGCGAGGACGGCCCGCTGGGCGAGGTGGAGATGCAGCGGGTCGGTCGCGACGCCTACTACGTGCGCACCGAGACCACCCGGAGCTGGGTGCGGATCCCGACCAGCGTGGCGTCCGGCTTCATCGAGGACGCGCGCACGGTCCTCGGCCAGGAGCCCGAGCCGGACGCGCCTGAAGAGGCGCCCACGTCCGAGGCACCCGCGTCCGAGGCACCCGCGCCCGAGGCACCCGCGCCCGAGGCACCCGAGGAGGGCCCTTCGACCGAGGCGCCGACCCCAGCTCCGGTGAGGCCGGCTCCAGATCGGCCCGCGTCTCCGAGCCCGACCGCCCCGACGCCGCCGCCGGCCGAGTAG
- a CDS encoding ABC transporter permease, whose protein sequence is MSNVGLIIRRELGSYLRTPSGYFIAAGVLLLNGLLFNAFAIGEEPQLSSDVLRIFFYWAGIVTMLGGVVFSMRLLAEERWTGTDVLLFTSPIREGEVVLGKYLSALIFLTVLTLMSLYLPALIFVNGKVSWGHIGAGYLGMILLGASTLAVGTFASALTKNPFLAVLLSGLFVGLLELCWPLGQIADPPLTEVLSYVALHTKHFTPFQRGLLQLSDVVFYLGVIYLSLLAATKVLAGQRWR, encoded by the coding sequence GTGAGCAACGTCGGCCTCATCATCAGGCGCGAGCTCGGGAGCTACCTGCGCACCCCGAGCGGCTACTTCATCGCCGCGGGCGTGCTGCTCCTGAACGGGCTGCTCTTCAACGCCTTCGCCATCGGCGAGGAGCCGCAGCTCTCGAGCGACGTCCTGCGCATCTTCTTCTACTGGGCGGGCATCGTGACCATGCTCGGCGGCGTCGTCTTCTCGATGCGGCTGCTCGCCGAGGAGCGCTGGACGGGGACCGACGTCTTGCTCTTCACCTCGCCGATCCGCGAGGGCGAGGTCGTGCTCGGCAAGTACCTCTCGGCGCTGATCTTCCTGACCGTGCTGACCCTGATGTCGCTCTATCTGCCCGCGTTGATCTTCGTCAACGGCAAGGTCAGCTGGGGACACATCGGCGCGGGCTACCTCGGCATGATCCTGCTCGGCGCGAGCACGCTGGCGGTCGGGACCTTCGCCTCCGCGCTCACCAAGAACCCGTTCCTGGCCGTGCTCCTGAGCGGGCTCTTCGTCGGGCTGCTCGAGCTCTGCTGGCCGCTCGGGCAGATCGCCGATCCGCCGCTGACGGAGGTGCTCTCCTACGTGGCGCTCCACACCAAGCACTTCACGCCGTTCCAGCGCGGGCTGCTGCAGCTGAGCGACGTGGTCTTCTACCTCGGCGTCATCTACCTCTCGCTGCTCGCGGCGACGAAGGTGCTCGCCGGCCAGAGGTGGCGCTGA
- a CDS encoding Gldg family protein, which translates to MNRRRKLQALVGAPALIGFVLVSRLFGVLGAAAYLLLMLLLYGGWEVLGWGAEPEQPRIEVRRSFWVGLLLPAGLALLFVAERVVSDADEQLWWWRGLALACLAAAAGWRGHQLARSKGNQRQVETRLAIATGGVLAALGLYALSTDAGLAWMGLEAEAAERTGGALGALWVALLVVSGSALFAMEGAYRLMPIEEAIELRRVSAAAGTGLSLALSLVFVVSLAFVTNEREQRWDLSYFKTTRPSETSVRLVERLDEPVRVVLLYPEVSEVLEQLRPYFAELDAASEALSVEVKDHALAPELVREHRVRGNGFVLLLRGEGEGQQAESFEIGEDLEAARSRLRTLDGRFQERFAQLTTRPRDLHVTTGHRERSTDVSSGDPAPTRLSELSAALRRSNIQKRDLGLAQGLANQVPEDARAVAVIGPREPFLPEEAQSLLQYVEGGGRLLVFVDPDADHQLAPLLAGLGLSLREGVLHSTQSYVRRTRTEADRQVIYSNHYSAHPTVTLANRFRARVASIFDGAGALERAESEAQLAGVEVTFPIRTAAGFWLDQDGNHAQDQGEPSDPRFQLMAAVTVPNAEGEEGRAVVVADGDFITDAWIGNQGNAFVLMDALNWLVGEDEVFGPTQTEEDVPIQHTRDEDEAWFYATSFGAPLPLLLAGIWMTRRSRRGGREPAPQKRPAPPAPPEPAAAAKDEEEEE; encoded by the coding sequence ATGAATCGTCGACGAAAGCTCCAGGCGCTGGTCGGCGCGCCCGCGCTGATCGGCTTCGTGCTCGTCTCGCGCCTCTTCGGCGTGCTCGGCGCGGCGGCGTATCTGCTGCTGATGCTCCTCCTCTACGGAGGCTGGGAGGTGCTCGGCTGGGGCGCGGAGCCCGAGCAGCCGCGCATCGAGGTGCGGCGCAGCTTCTGGGTCGGCCTCCTCCTGCCGGCGGGGCTCGCGCTCTTGTTCGTGGCGGAGCGCGTCGTCAGCGACGCCGACGAGCAGCTCTGGTGGTGGCGCGGGCTGGCCCTGGCATGCCTCGCGGCGGCGGCCGGCTGGCGCGGCCATCAGCTCGCGCGCTCGAAGGGCAACCAGCGACAGGTCGAGACCCGCCTCGCGATCGCGACCGGCGGCGTGCTCGCCGCGCTCGGGCTCTACGCTTTGAGCACCGACGCGGGCCTCGCGTGGATGGGCCTCGAGGCCGAGGCGGCCGAGCGGACCGGCGGCGCCCTCGGCGCGCTCTGGGTCGCGCTCCTCGTGGTCAGCGGGAGCGCGCTCTTCGCGATGGAGGGCGCCTACCGGCTGATGCCCATCGAGGAGGCGATCGAGCTCCGACGCGTCAGCGCCGCGGCCGGCACCGGGCTGAGCCTCGCGCTGTCGCTCGTGTTCGTGGTCAGCCTCGCCTTCGTCACGAACGAGCGCGAGCAGCGCTGGGACCTGTCCTACTTCAAGACCACGCGGCCCTCCGAGACGTCCGTCCGGCTGGTCGAGCGGCTCGACGAGCCGGTGCGGGTGGTGCTGCTCTACCCCGAGGTGAGCGAGGTGCTCGAGCAGCTGCGCCCGTACTTCGCGGAGCTGGACGCGGCGTCGGAGGCGCTCAGCGTCGAGGTGAAGGACCACGCGCTGGCGCCCGAGCTGGTGCGGGAGCACCGCGTGCGCGGCAACGGCTTCGTGCTGCTGCTGCGAGGGGAGGGCGAGGGCCAGCAGGCCGAGAGCTTCGAGATCGGCGAAGACCTCGAGGCGGCGCGCAGCCGGCTCCGCACGCTCGACGGACGCTTCCAGGAGCGCTTCGCCCAGCTGACGACCCGCCCCCGCGACCTGCACGTCACCACCGGGCACCGCGAGCGCAGCACCGACGTGAGCAGCGGGGATCCGGCGCCGACGCGCCTCAGCGAGCTCTCCGCGGCGCTCCGGCGCAGCAACATCCAGAAGCGCGATCTCGGCCTCGCGCAGGGGCTCGCCAACCAGGTCCCCGAGGACGCGCGCGCCGTGGCCGTGATCGGTCCCCGCGAGCCGTTCCTCCCGGAGGAGGCGCAGAGCCTCTTGCAATATGTCGAAGGGGGTGGGCGGCTGCTCGTCTTCGTCGACCCGGACGCCGACCACCAGCTCGCGCCGCTGCTGGCCGGGCTCGGGCTCTCCCTCCGGGAGGGGGTGCTGCACAGCACGCAGAGCTACGTGCGGCGGACGCGCACCGAGGCCGATCGGCAGGTCATCTACTCGAACCACTACTCCGCGCACCCGACCGTGACCCTCGCCAACCGCTTCCGCGCGCGCGTCGCGAGCATCTTCGACGGGGCGGGCGCGCTCGAGCGGGCGGAGAGCGAGGCGCAGCTCGCGGGCGTCGAGGTCACCTTCCCGATCCGCACCGCGGCGGGGTTCTGGCTCGACCAGGACGGCAACCACGCGCAGGACCAGGGCGAGCCGAGCGATCCGCGGTTCCAGCTGATGGCCGCGGTGACGGTGCCCAACGCCGAGGGCGAAGAGGGCCGCGCGGTCGTGGTCGCGGATGGCGACTTCATCACCGACGCGTGGATCGGCAACCAGGGCAACGCCTTCGTCCTGATGGACGCGCTCAACTGGCTCGTCGGCGAGGACGAGGTCTTCGGGCCCACCCAGACCGAGGAGGACGTGCCCATCCAGCACACGCGCGACGAAGACGAGGCGTGGTTCTACGCGACGAGCTTCGGCGCGCCCTTGCCGCTGCTGCTCGCCGGCATCTGGATGACGCGCCGCTCGCGCCGCGGTGGTCGGGAGCCGGCGCCGCAGAAGCGGCCCGCGCCTCCAGCGCCTCCGGAGCCGGCGGCGGCGGCCAAGGACGAAGAGGAAGAGGAGTAG